The window TCAGGAGCCACTGCGAAAATGCACTTAGGAGCCCAAGACTCACAATATAATTCACGTACAAGCGTTTAATCTAGCTAACCCTTATTAGCCCTTGTGCCAGAAGCTCGGGGCCTGGCGTCTCCTACGGGAGGAGGGGGGCTGTTCTCCAGGGCTACCTTTCTGGTTCTGGGGTCGGTATCCTCGCCACGTTGCTGAGGGTCTCCCGGGGTCCCCTGCCCGGCAGCCAAAGTCCAAAGGATGAATCATGGGCTTGTAAAGGAACCAAGAGCCGCTAGGGGGCAGCAAAGCACCGCCGCGACTTTACACGCGCTTTCcgcacgccccccgcccccgcaagcTCCCCAGACTCCACCTCCCAAAGGATGACAGCGATGTGGGCGGCAGAGCCGGGACCGCCTAGACTTGGTTCTGTgtccaagagaaagaaaggaggtgggCATTAGGAAGGGGCTCCctcggggcacgtgggtggctcagttgagcggctgactttggttcaggtctggtttataagttcgagccccgcatcccgctctctgctgtcagctcagaggctgcttcagatcctctgtcccccctctctctgctcctctctccctctctctctctctctccctctccaataaataaacacaaaaaaaaaaaaaaaaaaagggaaggggctTGTCCCCTTTACGAAGAGATTTGGGCTCTTGTCCCAGATCTGTCCTTTAATTTGCCACTGTCCAGTGACCTTAAATAAGTCACGTGTGTTctctctgggctcagtttcctcatatataaaatgggagaaacaaTCCCTGACCCAAGCTTGTCTCCTTAAACCCCTCCTGCACCCCTGAGGGGCTCACCCTAGATGAGTCAGTGGGTATGGAAGCTTTTTGTGAGGCTGAGGCTAAAACCTGGCTTCCCACTGACTGAACAAACACAGCTCACAGAAATGTTTAACGCtacaaaaaaaggtaaatttccgggtgcctgggtggctccgtcagttaagcatctgacttcagctcaggtcatgatctcacagttggtgagttcgagccccgtgtcgggctctgtgctgacagctcggagcctggagcctgcttcggattctgtgtctccctccctcacttgctctccatctctctctctctctctctctctctctttctctctcaaaaataaataaacattaaaaaaacctttttcaaaagaaaggaaaatttcacATGAGAAGCCAGTTTTCTGACTTCCCTGGAATGATGTTAGAAGGGTCATTTGAGGCCCACGTTCCATCACGGCAATAACTTactagaggggcagaggggtgccTCCTTGGGTACCCCAACCCCAAAGGCTGGCCCAGGACCGCTCACCCGGCCAGGATGTCCACGGTGACGGCAAAGCCAATGGAGAATGGAGCCAGAGGGCCCTGCGTCTTCTCGTTGATGGCGCCCATGCAAACAGCCAGTGCCAGCAGGGTCGTCAGGATCAGctccaccaccaccgccccccccacctgccctggcTCCTGGACCGTCACAAAGGCCGCCCCAGACGCGTTCCAGAACCTGTCTTCAGGACTCACTGCCTGCGGAGAGAAGAGAAGCCACTGGCCTCACcgtgtgggcagggcagggggacgGCGGGCAGCGAGGGGCAGCGCGTGCCCCCCAACCGCTGGGGCAGTGACAGGCTCTGTCCAATCCACAGTCACGCGTACCCCAGCTTCAGTTTTCACTGGGAGCCACcggacttctctgagcctcctcttgctcatctgtaaaacgggataACCCAGCAGTGGCTGCAGGGGTCGGGGCCCCAGAGCTCATGTAACTAGACGAtcctctttgaaaaaaagaacacaaaaaaaccTTACTCAACAGACTTTGCAAACACATCCGACCAGATGCACCCCACTGCCAGCCCCCTTTAAGGCCCCTTTGAAGGGGTGAGGGAACCCCGAGGCTTGACAGGAAGTCAGCCTCAGGAGTCATCAGGGCACCTGGAAAGGGAAGAGAGCAGAGCAAGCTTCTGGACCCTGGACCTAAATCTGGACCCGGCTGCTTCCCGGCTCGGCTGAACCTGGGCCAGCTACCGACTTCGTCTGCGTTTCTTCCTCCATAAAGTGGAGGTGATGGTAATCGGAGCTCTGAACTCAGGCAGCGAGTGCCCTCTAAGAACCGACTGTGGCTCCTTGTGACGCAGCCGGGAGATTTACCGAGAGAAGCTGTGTGAATTGCTTCGCGGGGAGGGTGTGCTCAGTGACCAGAGCCTCCGCCCTGCACTGCCCAGATTGTGTTGGGCGGGTTTGCGGGTGGCCCGGCTGGAGGGAGAGCCTAGGAACTGCTTTCCATCAGGGATCAGAGCGGGAAGGTCCAGCCCCCACTCTGCAGACAGGGGATAAGGGTCTCAAAGGGGAACACGGGGAGACCAGGGCAGGGAAGATAGGAAAATGGGACTCCAGACCAAAGTCTGCCATGGGCCAGGGCTTAGAGCTACAGGCCGAACCCCAGCCAGGCTAACGGGCGCCCCCTGTTCCCCCAACCTGACCCCACGCCCCTTAACACGCATGTCTACAAGCCCTACATCCTGCAGGGCCCCTGGTCGTACTGAGACTTAACAGcaacaggaaggggaaaaaagaagggaaggaggcaaggagggagtCCATCCGTGAAGTGATGTGTGGGTCTATAAAAACTTGAGTGGCGGGGAGGAGGCGGTAGCTGTCCTGCCAGGAGAAGATTCCAGACATAAACTGATTGTTAACTCCCATCACACGTCGAGGGACTCGGTTTAAAGGCAGGCAAACTGGAGAACAGGCAGAGAAGTTAGTTCAAGGAGAGTTACCAGAGCCTTCCCACACCCTCAGTTTGTagaatgaacgaatgagtgagtgaatgaattaatggCAAAACACTAGAAACATTATCCAAAGCCATTCCAAAGCCAGAAATGGTCTCAGGGAGAGAAACTTCAAGTCCCAAATTCTGCTTCCTAGTCTGTCCAGGGGAGAGCTATGTCCAGACACTGACAGAACAGGGTGTGTTTAAGGAGAGCCAAAGGCCCCCTTCCCAGGAGAAAAGGACCCACCCAATCCCAATGAaggaaaatcctagaggaaaaaagtGGGGCGCCTCCGACTCCCCACTCCCCTCACTCCAGCCCCCGTGGGGATCACCCACCTTGGCCAAGGCGGCCCCGATCAGCCCCCCGCACAGCTGGGAGATCCAGTAGGGAAGGAGCATCACCAGGTTGAGGCCTCCGATCAGCATGGCCGCCAAGGACACCGCAGGGTTGAAGTGCCCACCACTGTCACCCGCAAAAGCAGAAGGAAGTCTTGAGACCAAGGTCTAGGCCAACACTAGAGCGAATGTGTCCCCCGAGGTGGCCCCCCAGGATGGCCCTGCAGCACCAGAGTGAGCCAAGGACCTTGCCCAAGTAGAAAACAGGCACCAGATCCTGCCCGTTTTCCCTGAGGTGCCCACTGGTGGGGTGAGGAATGTGGGGGACAGCCGGGGAGAAGCGGGCAGCCCCATTCCTGCCCTACACCCAGAGCCCATGGTGCCCAGAAGAAGGACCTGGTGGGCGACCATCCCTTAACTCCTTCCGGACTCACTCAGAGCTCCAGCCCTCAAGAGATGTGGCCATCAGTCAGAATGAGACCCCAGACTCCAAATTAGGAGACAGAGGTATCCTGGCGTCCCTTTACCAGTGCCCGGGCTCTGTGGCTGAACTCCGCCTTTCCCTAGGCTGGAGGAAAACCCTATTCTAATGGCACCAGGAACGCTGGAGCTGAGCACTTGGTGCCGTTTGATTCCCGTGGGGCTCTCAGCGTGGGCttcctcctggctctgccacttactaaccaAGAAACCGTGGACGAGTCCCGTGGCCTTTCTCGGCCACACCAGGAAAGTGAGGGTAATGATAGCAACTACCCTCAAGGGGTTGTTGAGAGCATTCAATGAGTCCATATCTAGAAAGtgcttagaggggcgcctgggtgactcagctggttaagcatccgactgcagctcaggtcaagatctcacgagtcgtgggtttgagccctgcattgggctctgtgctgatggtgcagagcctgctttggagcctctgtcctctgtctctgcccttcccccactcaggctctctctccaaaataaataaacatgtaaaaaaaatttatatatatatatatatatatatatatatatataaaggcaggcaggaagaaagagaaagaaagaagggatggaggaaggaaggaaagaagggaagaaggaagagagggaggaaggaagtgtttagaacagtgcctggcactgggtTAGCATTGTATATGTGTGGACTtgaggaaaaaaactaaaaaatactctCTTCTCCCCATCTTACGGGTGGGGAATTTAGGGTTTGGAGAgggacttgcccaaagccacagagcCCATAGGCTGcagaggtaggatttgaacccaggcagtccgAGTCCCCAGCCCACGCTCCTATGTACAATTCTGGGAAACTTGCGTATGTGCCCAGGGTCCCCGCTGATAGCTTTGCTCCCCGCCTCTGCCCGCCCAGGTTAGCCGAGGCCGATCCCTCGGAACTGGTCTCACCTGATATTCCCCAGTGTGGCGATGATGAGGCCCAGGGCCAGCCCGTGGGCCAAGGCCGGCTGCAGCAGCCCAGTGTCCGGCCCGTTCTCAATGACCGACAGGCACCCGATGAAGATGAAGAGGGCAGAGCCCAGCAGTTCGACCAGACAGGGCTGCAGGAACCGCTCATACCAGGATTCACGACACCTGCCTCCCATGCTTGGCTGCTTCCCCTTGCCACCGACAAACTCAGCGTCACGCACAGACACAGCCGCCTGCAGCGGGGAAAAGGGAGAGCGGACACGGGTGGGAGGAAAGCCCTGAAAGGAGCCCCCAGCGCCCCAGCCTTGTCAATTCTCAGCACCCCTTGTAGGGCCAGGGTGCGGAGGCAGAGGCCAGCTGCGGGCTCACCTCCGCAGACATCAGGGCCCGAGTGACCCGCGCACCTGCTCTTGCCTGAGCTGGCTGGGAGAGTGCACCTGCTGTCGGGCTCTTATCTCAGACCGGGGCTGCTCATTCTACTTCGGGCTCTGCTCCTTTTAAAGGGCTGCGGAGGCTCCCCTAGGGTGCCAAGAAAGCAATAAAGCGCGGTGGGAGGTGGCCCTGGGgcccagaagaggaaacagtttctttttttttaatctcaactgggcagggcaggggatgGTCAAGGATCGCTAAGCTTTCTGCCAACAAGGGGAGAAGGCACCGGCTGACCTGCACCACCCGGGGAGCACCCCAGGCCTTCCCCAGCAGGATGTGGAGCCACCACAAGGGTCCCCGCGGCCACCAAAAGGGTCCAAAGGAGACCAGCGTGTGAGCACGAGGAGGGCCCCTCTGGGCTGGGACCGCACGTGGGAGATAATGGCCAGCGCATTTGCAGTGATGTTTCTGTGGATTCCCTCAGACGTCTCCTCCTCGTATCTGGGGCCTCAACAACTCCCCTCACCCTGACTGCCTGATCCAGGACTGAATGCGTGTAGATGGATGACCGTCCACCCACCGACAGCCAGCAGCAGCCACGGTAACAACGTGCGTCGCGGGAAAGCCTGCGGGCCTGGCTGCCTGGATCCCAAGCCCGTTTCTGCCGTGAACTGGCTCTGGAGCCCTGTGTTGCTGTCCCCTCTGCGCCGCAGTATTCTCCGCTGTGAAGCGTGAACGATAGCGAATAGAACCGGCGACATAGGGGCGTTTGTGGTTTGAATGAGTTCATACGACAAAGAGCTTATGACACTGGCAGACACACGATCAGCACAACACCGGTGTCTACTAATGAAGAACAGATATTTACGtgtaacaagtatttattgagcaatttcTACAAGCCTTCTACTTGCCAGGCACCGGGCTAAGAAccttatatgcattatctcacttCAACAGTAAGCCCGTGACGCAGGTACTCCTACTTTTCCACAAGGGGAGGTGGAGATTCAGGAAAGTTACGTTTCCCAGGGTCACATAGGTTTTGTGATTGCAAAACGTGTGGGTTGAGTCACAACGGACAAatgctgcatgattccacttataggaggTCTCTGGAGTAGTCAGAgtcctagagacagaaaggagacggtggttgccaggggctgggggcggggggcagaggggaatggggagttgctgtttaatgggtacagagtttcagtttgggaagatgaaaacgtCGTAGAGATGGATGGTTACACAACAGTgttaatgtaattaatgccactgaactatacacttaaaagtggttaaaaatggtagattttatgttatgtgtattttaccacaattggAAAAAGAACTTGTGGGTTAAGCCACTACAGTCTAGTATCTTTttaagatggatggatggaagggtgggtggatggtgggtggatggtggatggacgggtagatggatggatggatggaaagagggaaggaagaaaggagggagggaagaaaggaagggagggacggaggaagaaaaaagaggagagagatgcattcctttattcatccattcaacaaatatttaagtaccTACCATGAACTAGTTCTAAGAGCTAATTGGAAATGTAGCAGTGAATAAGATG is drawn from Leopardus geoffroyi isolate Oge1 chromosome E3, O.geoffroyi_Oge1_pat1.0, whole genome shotgun sequence and contains these coding sequences:
- the AQP8 gene encoding aquaporin-8, translating into MSAEAAVSVRDAEFVGGKGKQPSMGGRCRESWYERFLQPCLVELLGSALFIFIGCLSVIENGPDTGLLQPALAHGLALGLIIATLGNISGGHFNPAVSLAAMLIGGLNLVMLLPYWISQLCGGLIGAALAKAVSPEDRFWNASGAAFVTVQEPGQVGGAVVVELILTTLLALAVCMGAINEKTQGPLAPFSIGFAVTVDILAGGAVSGACMNPARAFGPAVVANHWDFHWIYWLGPFLGSLLVGVLIRFIIGDGKTRLIFKGR